A genomic region of Glycine max cultivar Williams 82 chromosome 15, Glycine_max_v4.0, whole genome shotgun sequence contains the following coding sequences:
- the LOC100811714 gene encoding histidine phosphatase domain-containing protein, with protein sequence MGTCGIVLLTTASPKPWPLRSSSPRALPVPRIRCCSVSELSPDKLPTSIDFSVTGGAYDFSKATTSLTNEFISSPKKVTLLRHGLSTWNSESRIQGSSDLSVLTEVGEEQAKRCKKALENIYFDQCFASPISRAKQTAEIIWQGREKPLVYLDSLKEISLYHLEGMKNADAKQIYPKEYTIWREDPANFIMNGRYPVRDLWKAAKDCWKEMLLSPGESFLVVTHKSILRALTCTALGLGPERFRSIDINNGGICVFNFNVRGEAMLDALNTTAHMYSDHVYPG encoded by the exons ATGGGGACTTGTGGGATTGTCTTGTTGACCACAGCTTCCCCTAAGCCATGGCCACTTCGGAGTTCGTCACCACGCGCTCTTCCCGTTCCCCGCATTCGCTGCTGCTCTGTTTCAGAGCTTTCCCCAG ATAAGCTTCCAACTAGTATTGATTTTTCTGTAACTGGTGGGGCATATGATTTCTCAAAAGCAACAACATCACTAACAAATGAGTTCATCTCTTCACCAAAGAAAGTAACTCTTTTAAGGCATGGTCTTAGCACTTGGAATTCAGAAAGTAGGATTCAG GGAAGCTCAGATTTGTCTGTATTAACTGAAGTTGGGGAAGAGCAAGCAAAAAGGTGCAAGAAAGCCTTGGAAAATATATACTTTGACCAGTGTTTTGCAAGTCCAATATCTCGTGCCAAG CAAACTGCTGAAATTATATGGCAAGGAAGGGAAAAGCCATTGGTTTATCTTGATTCCCTTAAAGAGATATCTCTCTATCACCTTGAAGGCATGAAAAATG CGGATGCTAAGCAAATATATCCCAAAGAGTATACAATCTGGAGAGAAGATCCAGCCAATTTTATCATGAATGGTAGATATCCTGTACGAGATCTCTGGAAAGCTGCAAAAGATTGTTGGAAGGAAATGCTGTTGTCACCT gGAGAAAGCTTTCTGGTTGTGACTCACAAATCTATACTGAGGGCATTAACTTGCACTGCTTTAGGCCTAGGCCCAGAGAG GTTTCGATCTATTGATATTAACAATGGTGGGATATGTGTATTCAACTTCAATGTCAGAGGAGAAGCAATGCTTGACGCTTTAAATACGACGGCTCATATGTACAGTGATCATGTCTATCCTGGCTAG